The Vespa velutina chromosome 17, iVesVel2.1, whole genome shotgun sequence genome segment CGTATACAATTGTATAGTTACATAattcataaaatgaaaaagattaaaaattatccattgatatttttttaatgcaaatacagtttatatcttataaataaaaaataattttttgtaatttatatttaaaatctttatatctaaaatccttatatttaataacttatatttaaaagtgATAATATAGGAGttctacaatatatttaattacaaatattagtaaacgatttgatatatttctatcgTATAACATCTTCGTTGGTTAAttctctttataatttattattttgtgtgGTTCTGATTAAATTTACGGTGGTAAAAACaggtatttatcattattactatatttaccACCTGTCGGTAAAGAGATTTCTTAAACATATAACAGTTGGTAATTGTGGTTTATTCTTCTAATCGATTGGTAAATGCTTCCATATAATTTAGCCACATGTTTTTTGTTGATGATGTGCTTATCGTTTTTGACGGATTGTGGAATTTTAATTTCCATGATCATGCTTTTTCcgcgaaatttattttcatttgctGTGGAAGTTATTGAGTAATGCCAAATGACAATCATTAGAAACACAAGGTAAGAAGttctatacaattttttcctattaaataaacgtttaaaattaataggacataataataatgagctATCAAATTAAAACTCTGATCATAAAAATCATCTAcgaaaaacataatttttggaactttcatattataaaagtaaacatTAGCATAAGAAGATTAGTATTTTCTATGTTTATGTAAGAAATGATATATAgttcatttcattattatttttaaattgataaatcttTAAGCATAATTCAATTAACATTAAAGCTATCATTTTGTAtgcatattaaaattattttctataacaaaaaaatatttgatgaaattAGATTAAGTCCTATattatgtgaatatatatatatatatatatatatatatatatatataatgcagcATGTAAATTAGAAACTTGATTTTGTCATTGCAGGTTATtcaaaaatagatttaaattatgataaaataaaattatattataatctcatatgctatattatatcaaacaaatttattttgaaatagtaAATACAATGCGATGTCTGAAAGTTTCATaacttttactttatattaaaatgtctatgtaaaagtacaatttttgtataaacatatagtctatacaaaaatttttcatataaaattgttaatcttgaattattaatgatattagaaatcataacaattgtaaataatatagaatgaGTACATAAATCAGAAAgcaacaaaataatttctatggaTTGGATTTATATTGGACTTTATatggattatatttatattatactattcaTATAGGCATATTAGAAACACTTAGttcaaaaattatgaaaatgcattttttataaattagtaGTCAAATAagttttttcaaaatgaaatagtACGTACATCAGACAGTTAGTATAACTATATACTATGTATCAGAATTAACTGTTTaaaaatgtgatatatatatttaatctattGGTTAAATATGAACTTAATCTCAATCAATATCTGATATCAATATGGCTATAGATATAAAGATGTACAAAATTATGTATAGATACATTCTGTAATATAACCAagtacttttttctcttctaaacAAAaccttatttatttcttaaatttatcTAAATGGGCTCGTTTTTCATAGTatgtatgataataatataatatatatataatataataaaaaagcaattaatcaatttttaatcttacagaattttcatattaaatcaTTCTGTTATGTTTTAGATAATaagacaataaaatttttgataataaaattaaatacaataaataataaatatgtaagttctattatcaaataatgttttataataagtTTCATGACCTTTATTTTCCTATGATAAcctatacattatattttcagtTTCAACATAATGATTATCGTCTTATATTACTGTTagctttgaaataaaatatcaaaaacattttcacctctcacaaaattattttgtaaaattttaatagaatcgatttgtttattcgattaatttttaactatatatttttaataaaatgaatgtcaACTATGAAAGTGACTTATAATTagtttgaaattataaaaaaagaaacatttttcacATTCTGCAAaagtttcaattttaataaaattagttCAAatgtttcgttaatttttaatataaacattcttgtaattaattaggtgctattttaaaaacatttaagTAAATTTAGTTTGACATTTTAAACAGCACTTGTATCACTAAtctgaataagaaaaatatatatatggcatTAAAAAGTTGAATGTTCTTAGAACGTAACAgaatatgaaatttcattgaacttcgaaataattgataattgagtttttactttaataaatttgatattatcaaaGACATATCAGCGATGGCtgatataaattcaaaatcaatttttttttttttaattgtcaaATTTAATGTAGATAAAGTTTAAAAAGCGCGAATAGGATTAAAAAactcatatttatataaattatttttgcgatgtaatcgatcgttaaaaatttttataatttttcttaactctttttttttctcaactaAATTTTCGAAGTTTTTccatcaataattattatctcgcTTTGCGATCTTTAACTATTAAACCAATAGTGAATATCAAAgtcaaaaatcttttaaatattattttcttttgttctacGACGtgataaattctattttttaattggtAAGAATCGATTATacgatactttttcttcttcttttgtttcttttcttgcgGACGTTAGGTAGaacgttctttctttattataatctgTGGTCCTCTAAGTTTTACGTATTCACGTTGGTTTATCGATCTCTgaattacttttttcaattaaaccTATAGATtggttaattttatttgaatatagatattttatatagagagTATCCCATTTAAATCAATTCCtgaatatctgtaataatacAACAAATATCTGcgatgatataaaaaagatttttttattattaacaattatgcAGATATTCGAGAGGATTGATTTAAAGGAGatacattgtattatattatatagatattgaatataaattaattataaaatgtacaCATTTCAAGTGAGAAGACCAGGCGATCTACCACTACGTCAGTCACATTgatgaataatatttgtaaataatattgctaattattaagtaattaatgattttcgtcttctttttttttgcaaaagtttttatatataatatctaaattttttataccttTGTTCTATGCTATTGTATTTTCAGAAAGATGGAATGTATTTGgaatgaattagaaaaattctatgGATCACAAGTAGCAACGttagttaaataatatttttacttaatcaaaaattaagaaattttcaaattttttaataatatcgtttttctttcaaatcagATATTGTAAAAACAAGAACTTAATacttgagaaaataaaatgtggTGCAATTAAATTGCATAATTGTACGGATCTTATGGAATGCTCAAGAATTTtacaagatgaaaaagaacaacccttattttctgattttttgGCATCACAGTTTGGTATTTCAAAACTGCCatcaaaaagtaataaatcgagaataaattccagtatcattgaaatttcattcgattataatattttattgttttcagaAGAAACTTTAAGtaatgagagaaaaatcaaagaagaaaataatccttatcttagaaatataaatttaaaagttgtattaaaagaaaaatctaatttcATATCAACTAAACCTGTTTCGAACAATTGTATTCTTGATACAGCCCTATTTGTTAGAgacatatataatgatataattaagataaaagtGAATAGATTTGATGATGCAGAAGTCGACCAGAATTATTCTAATCagttaatgtttattttgaaaaattttcaaaaaaagcataagaattattcatataattttcatttaaataatatattggaaaagaaaaatacaagagGATATTATGGCACATTAACACAGTCATGGAAACAAATTGATGAAATTGAAatagacataaaaaaaattaattatttttttaataatattttaattaaagtagTGCCTTTGGAATTATTTGGTTCCTACAAAAACATAGAAGTTATTCGCAAGCTGATTTATTGCATTCTTAAGAGTGCAAGATTTCAaccaatatatttaaaatcatacATTAATAGATTAAATGTAAGCTTTCCTCATTATTTCAACTATATTAATAGTTTCAACCATGTATAAAATACTTagaagattatataaatattttatgtttcagATTGACAAAATTGAGTGGTTGGAATCTTTTAAAGAGGAATCGGTTAAGTGGCTCATTATcagtaaattaatttattggttcattaacaaatatatattattaattgttaataggAATTTTTTTGTAACAGTACATCCTGCTGCCATTGGCAAAAGGTTGTACATTAAAAATGGTAAATGGAAAACTATAAGGAAACATTTTGTCAAAGATAGAATCaacaaaaaagtttttattaatgtttttgaGAACAAATGGCTTTCTCCAAAAAGCGAGTTCAGGCTTTTTCTAAAACACTCTGGTTTGAGACCAATAGCGAAAACTAGGTATATTtggatcgattatttttatttgtgtaatttttgtattttacatCATTAAGTAAATTTACAACTTATAGTTATACTAGCAAAGAAGAAGATCATATGactatattattgaaattcttAAGACAGCTGTGCGTTACACATTATGGGTTGTCATCAATGTCACAATTTCGAGATAAATATAAAGctattgtttataaaagaaataattatgattgcAATAAAATGTGGCTAGTATCTTGTGACATAGATGATGCTTTTAGTTCAATACGATTAGGTACAATTGTAATCTTctagttattatatatgttatggcctaaataattaatacaggtattataaatatagacaaataaaatcgagcactataataaacttattatAGAAAACTCTAAAAAGACATAATCTTAACAttacaatttattacaatacttGATTTTGTTTGTCATTATTCATAATGACTGTATTAATAACTTAGTCCGTAACATATATACTGATTatccatatatttattatatatatatatatattttttttttttcagataaattaaataatataatcaaaattttgtGCGAAAATCTTCCAAATAAATTAGGCCTAAAATGGATGGCATTTTTGCctattaaaagtaaaactGGAAATTTAAGATTTGAACAATATTTTGTTGATTTGTATGTAGCACTACCGATTGGAACAATTCATGCTCCTACGACTATAAGTATGAGTAAAACTCATATTACTCATATAATGAAGCAGAATTTGTTAGACGATATAAATAAGTGCATATTTGGTCAAAAAGTATGTAATAACAAATCGTCCATCTTTATATGTAATGATAccagaattaataatttttttctttttgttttagatagaaataaagaaaaaaaaatatttattaaataaaggtATTCTACAGGGTACGATTCTTTCAAATGTATTttctgatatatattataattacatatatcatCAGCGAATGTCTGAATTCATGCAATCCGGCATATTATTTCGATACGTAGATGATACATTGTATATTAGTGAAAATAGAGAATCTGCtgagaagtaagaaaaattaaatatagttaataacaatcctatattatgattactatatcgtataatacgatttatatatttttatagatttatggaaacaataaataaaggatTTCCTGAATACAATTGCAGCTTCAAACAATCCAAAATACAGACTAATTTGcctcataaaaataattatactacgaatgaaataaaattcttaggatataaaataaattgtgatAGCTTGGAATCTTTaccatattttaaaaatgctCATCCTTCTCATTTGTTTACACTTgctatgaaaaataagaaatgcgAAGATGCTACTACGTAAGTACTATTTACAGCTTTTAAAACATACTTAAAAAGTATTTCATAGTACTTTgaataattaaactttttataattattcataggATGTTCAAACAAAGGATTACTAATCACTCATATCTTagattatcaaaaattatattatatgatccAACTAAGTGTATACATCGTTTAACAGTTTTTGTAAAACAAATATCTATTATGCAAGCATGGCGAGCTCTTATGTTTATACAAAAACTATTTGGTGATACACATAAACTATACACAAATtatcaaaagatttttcttattattaaaataagtaatagAAAGATTGTAACAGCCATTTTAAATCATTGTACGGAAGGTACGTTAAAAAGTTCAACTACATGAGAATTGAAAATACAGATTCTTaagtttatttcatatatttttatattaaacagatatacaaaagaaaagtaattttaatggaaaaaaaatgagacaaaaaatttttatatcattgtgGACTGCatacaaacgaatattttccaatgatgcagttatatataagatatttgttgatttaatcgaaaaagaaatggaaaatcgGCGGAGATACatcggaaaaaaatatatggtcTAACCCACAAGAACATATTGGCGATTTCttcataaatatcatttgttttttttttttttttttttataaaaaacttTATATGTATCAAATGTACATCTAAAACACTaatacgtttttatttaataataggtTCAATCtgctttattaattattatagctTGATACTATCTcaacataatttttatcaattttttaacataataCAAATAGTGACACAAGTAGTGATATTTGATGAATACAATCTATTAGAattcttaatattaaaatatgtttttcatTAAAGTTGTGTTTAATTCATACATTAATCATTTTGCATACTCAATATTCAACTCGAAGAACTCTGTTCTTTTTCATGACATAAACAAATCTGAGAGAATTTTAGCAAACATATATtggaaaagattttatatgtttaaattattacaatcacTCTCAGTAGGTAACAGTTGTCAAATACATCGCTAACGCGCTCTTATGGAAcagattgtaaatatatttgttaacatATCAGAAGATCAATTGATTACTTAGAATTTTTTAGATATCCATCGAAAGAAGACGGAAAAAACTCCAATCAAGTAGAATATGatttatagttatataaactataatatatgtatatatatataagtatttactaattatttttaataaaacatttgataaaatcttgttttttgtcgcaaatttatatattaattaatacatgtGTATAATAATGCGGAGAGACTCGCGTTATTCGATAATACGGGAGTTATTGGTGCTATTTCGTCATGAACTGCAATTTCTAATGCGATTCAGCGAAAGTAAAAACTGAGCAATCTCTGTGTATCATACCAAAATTGTCCACCCAACAGAATAATTGGATGCACAGTTCGATAATTGATGAATCCTGTAGCCAAAATATTAAGTAATTCTACGCTTTATAGTCGTCCAAAGAGCAATTTTCAtggatgaaaaatttaaattagcTGTGAAATCTGACCAGACTTTATGTCTACTATTAAAGAAGGTTAGTGAAATTTGTAACAACTGTATTTTTGAATCTTCATTTTGATTATAAAGAGATTATTGCCGATTTCATTTTCGATTGAACACGAGTGGCAGATTGCGGTTCTGCTTTAGCTACTAGGTCTTGCACGATCGACagtgtatctatatatttgtcttcaaaattgaattttttgtcCAAATACTTTGTCCAAGAAGAATTGTGTCCAAATATGCATCCGCATC includes the following:
- the LOC124955128 gene encoding telomerase reverse transcriptase-like isoform X3, which encodes MECIWNELEKFYGSQVATYCKNKNLILEKIKCGAIKLHNCTDLMECSRILQDEKEQPLFSDFLASQFGISKLPSKKETLSNERKIKEENNPYLRNINLKVVLKEKSNFISTKPVSNNCILDTALFVRDIYNDIIKIKVNRFDDAEVDQNYSNQLMFILKNFQKKHKNYSYNFHLNNILEKKNTRGYYGTLTQSWKQIDEIEIDIKKINYFFNNILIKVVPLELFGSYKNIEVIRKLIYCILKSARFQPIYLKSYINRLNIDKIEWLESFKEESVKWLIISKLIYWFINKYILLIVNRNFFVTVHPAAIGKRLYIKNGKWKTIRKHFVKDRINKKVFINVFENKWLSPKSEFRLFLKHSGLRPIAKTSYTSKEEDHMTILLKFLRQLCVTHYGLSSMSQFRDKYKAIVYKRNNYDCNKMWLVSCDIDDAFSSIRLDKLNNIIKILCENLPNKLGLKWMAFLPIKSKTGNLRFEQYFVDLYVALPIGTIHAPTTISMSKTHITHIMKQNLLDDINKCIFGQKIEIKKKKYLLNKGILQGTILSNVFSDIYYNYIYHQRMSEFMQSGILFRYVDDTLYISENRESAEKFMETINKGFPEYNCSFKQSKIQTNLPHKNNYTTNEIKFLGYKINCDSLESLPYFKNAHPSHLFTLAMKNKKCEDATTMFKQRITNHSYLRLSKIILYDPTKCIHRLTVFVKQISIMQAWRALMFIQKLFGDTHKLYTNYQKIFLIIKISNRKIVTAILNHCTEDIQKKSNFNGKKMRQKIFISLWTAYKRIFSNDAVIYKIFVDLIEKEMENRRRYIGKKYMV
- the LOC124955128 gene encoding telomerase reverse transcriptase-like isoform X2, encoding MTIIRNTRKMECIWNELEKFYGSQVATYCKNKNLILEKIKCGAIKLHNCTDLMECSRILQDEKEQPLFSDFLASQFGISKLPSKKTLSNERKIKEENNPYLRNINLKVVLKEKSNFISTKPVSNNCILDTALFVRDIYNDIIKIKVNRFDDAEVDQNYSNQLMFILKNFQKKHKNYSYNFHLNNILEKKNTRGYYGTLTQSWKQIDEIEIDIKKINYFFNNILIKVVPLELFGSYKNIEVIRKLIYCILKSARFQPIYLKSYINRLNIDKIEWLESFKEESVKWLIISKLIYWFINKYILLIVNRNFFVTVHPAAIGKRLYIKNGKWKTIRKHFVKDRINKKVFINVFENKWLSPKSEFRLFLKHSGLRPIAKTSYTSKEEDHMTILLKFLRQLCVTHYGLSSMSQFRDKYKAIVYKRNNYDCNKMWLVSCDIDDAFSSIRLDKLNNIIKILCENLPNKLGLKWMAFLPIKSKTGNLRFEQYFVDLYVALPIGTIHAPTTISMSKTHITHIMKQNLLDDINKCIFGQKIEIKKKKYLLNKGILQGTILSNVFSDIYYNYIYHQRMSEFMQSGILFRYVDDTLYISENRESAEKFMETINKGFPEYNCSFKQSKIQTNLPHKNNYTTNEIKFLGYKINCDSLESLPYFKNAHPSHLFTLAMKNKKCEDATTMFKQRITNHSYLRLSKIILYDPTKCIHRLTVFVKQISIMQAWRALMFIQKLFGDTHKLYTNYQKIFLIIKISNRKIVTAILNHCTEDIQKKSNFNGKKMRQKIFISLWTAYKRIFSNDAVIYKIFVDLIEKEMENRRRYIGKKYMV
- the LOC124955128 gene encoding telomerase reverse transcriptase-like isoform X1; translated protein: MTIIRNTRKMECIWNELEKFYGSQVATYCKNKNLILEKIKCGAIKLHNCTDLMECSRILQDEKEQPLFSDFLASQFGISKLPSKKETLSNERKIKEENNPYLRNINLKVVLKEKSNFISTKPVSNNCILDTALFVRDIYNDIIKIKVNRFDDAEVDQNYSNQLMFILKNFQKKHKNYSYNFHLNNILEKKNTRGYYGTLTQSWKQIDEIEIDIKKINYFFNNILIKVVPLELFGSYKNIEVIRKLIYCILKSARFQPIYLKSYINRLNIDKIEWLESFKEESVKWLIISKLIYWFINKYILLIVNRNFFVTVHPAAIGKRLYIKNGKWKTIRKHFVKDRINKKVFINVFENKWLSPKSEFRLFLKHSGLRPIAKTSYTSKEEDHMTILLKFLRQLCVTHYGLSSMSQFRDKYKAIVYKRNNYDCNKMWLVSCDIDDAFSSIRLDKLNNIIKILCENLPNKLGLKWMAFLPIKSKTGNLRFEQYFVDLYVALPIGTIHAPTTISMSKTHITHIMKQNLLDDINKCIFGQKIEIKKKKYLLNKGILQGTILSNVFSDIYYNYIYHQRMSEFMQSGILFRYVDDTLYISENRESAEKFMETINKGFPEYNCSFKQSKIQTNLPHKNNYTTNEIKFLGYKINCDSLESLPYFKNAHPSHLFTLAMKNKKCEDATTMFKQRITNHSYLRLSKIILYDPTKCIHRLTVFVKQISIMQAWRALMFIQKLFGDTHKLYTNYQKIFLIIKISNRKIVTAILNHCTEDIQKKSNFNGKKMRQKIFISLWTAYKRIFSNDAVIYKIFVDLIEKEMENRRRYIGKKYMV